In Pseudomonas sp. LRP2-20, the genomic window CCTTGGGTTGATTCATGTCCACACTTTATCGCACGACGCTGGCAATGTGCTGCCTGGCCTCGCTCCTACCACTCGGCGCCCTGGCCGCTGATGCCACAAAGCCGGAGGCTGCAGCCGAGGCCCCCGCCGCCCCGGCGCCACGCCCGCCCCTGCTGGAACGCAGCCAGGAGGATGCACAAGCCCTGGAGCGCCTGGTGCCGAAGGCCGAACAGCAGACCCTGCAGGCTGGAGCGGACAGCTTCCTGGCCCTGTGGAAGCCGGCCAACGACAGCGATCCGCAGGGTGCCGTGATCATCGTCCCTGGCGCTGGCGAAAATGCCGACTGGCCCAACGTGGTCGGCCCGCTGCGGCGCAAGTTCCCGGACATCGGCTGGCACAGCCTGAGCGTGAGCCTGCCCGACCTGCTCGCCGACGCCCCGCAGGCACGGGTCGAGGCCAAACCAGCGGCAGAGCCTGAGAAAAAAGCGGGCGAAAGCGCCCCGGCCAAGGACACACCCGCCGACGCCAACGCCAACGTCGCCCAGGCCACCGCCGCCGACGCCGATACCGCAGAAAGCACCGACGCCGAGCAAGCTGGCGAGCAGAACGACGCGGCCGACGCCGAACGCATCTTCGCCCGCCTGGACGCCGCCGTGGCCTACGCTCAGCAGCACAACTCGCGCAGCATCGTACTGATCGGCCACGGCAGCGGCGCCTATTGGGCCGCACGCTACCTGAGCGAGCAGCAACCGCCGCAGGTGCAGAAGCTGGTGATGGTTGCTGCGCAGACACCGGCGCGGGTCGAGCATGGCCTGGAAAGCCTGACGCCCACCCTCAAGGTGCCGACGGCCGATCTCTATTTCGCCACCCGCACTGGCGAGCGCAATGCTGCAGCGCAGCGCTTGCAGGCCAGCAAGCGGCAGAAGGACAGCCAGTATAAACAGCTGTCGCTGATCGCCATGCCAGCCAACAAGGACGGTGAGCAGGAGCAGCTGTTCCGCAGGGTTCGGGGCTGGATGAGCCCGCAACAATAGCCGGGAATGCCAGGGGCGCAGAGCGCCCCCTTCTAGAACCCGCGCCGCTTGCGAACGATGGCGTAGGCTTGGTGCAGTTCGCGGGTCCGCTCGGTCGCTTCGCGCACTTGTGCCTCGCTCGCTCCGCTGCCCGCCAGCTTGTCCGGATGATGCCTGCTGACCAGGCGCCGGTAAGCCTGCTTGACCTGGTCGCCTTCGGTATCGTCCTCGATGCCCAGCAGGCGCAGCGCTGCCGCATAGTTCATCACGCCACCAGACACCGGCGCCTTGCGCGGTTCGTACTCAAGCGACATTGCCTGCACCTGACGCCGGCTCAGGCCCAGCTTCTGCCCCCAATCCAGTAGCAGTTCGCGCTCGCGCCGCCCGGCCTTGCCGTCGGCCCAGGCCATGCGCCAGCAAGCGCGCAAGGTGCCTTCGGCAGCATGCGGTTGCAGCCGGATGCGGCGCAGGTGGCCAGTCAGCCTGTCTTTGCCTGCCTTGCCCCGGTTGAACGCGGCTATCGCCCGCAAACGCGCGGCCTCAGCCATGTCCAGGCGGACCATTTCCTGCCGTGCCTGCTGAATGTGCTGTTCGGCCACACGGCCATCGCTCTTGGCCAGGCGCCCGAGCAGCACGAACAGCAACTCATCGTCTTGCAAGGCCGGGCGACCGCCCAGGCGCTCGCGCATGTCTTCCCAGCCCTGCAAGCGGATGCGCCGGTCCATCGCCTGGCCCAGCAAGGCACCGAGCAACGCACCGGGAATACTGGCGACCGCAAAGCCTGCGCCCAGTCCGATTAGCGTGCCTGGCCACCACATGTCAGGCGCGCTCGCCGATCAAGCGCTCGGCTTCAGCCAGGCGCTCGAGGGTGCCGACATCCACCCAGTGGCCACGGTAGTGCTCGCCACTCACCTGGCCTGCGGCCATCGCCTGGCGCAGTAACGGCGCCAGTTTGAAGGCGCCCGCCTGGCAGCCTTCGAACAACGCCGGGTGCAATACCGAGAGGCCGCTGAAGGTCAGCGTGCCGGGGGCGTCGTCACCATCGACCACCTGTTCGCCCTTCAGGCGGAAGTCACCACGCCCGTGATGGCCCGGGTTGTCGACCAGCACCAGATGCGCCAGGCCGTGCAACGGCGTGCGCAGGCGAGCCAGGTCATAGTCGGTCCAGACATCGCCGTTGATCAGGGCGAACGGCTCATTTCCCAGCAATGGCAAGGCCTTGAAGATTCCGCCGCCGGTTTCCAGCGGCTCACCTTCGGCCGAGTAACGGATGCGCAGGCCGAACCGGCTGCCATCGCCAAGATGGTCTTCAATCTGCTGGCCAAGCCAGGCGTGGTTGATCACCACCTCGGTAAACCCGGCCGCCGCCAGTGCGCGCAGGTGATACTCGATCAGTGGCTGACCCGCGACTGGCACCAGCGGTTTGGGGGTATGCAGGGTCAGCGGGCGCATGCGCTCGCCTTTGCCTGCCGCAAGAATCATTGCCTTCATGCACGCGCTCCGGCTTGCAAATCGGCGATCAGCTGGCCCAGTTCGGCAAGCTCCGGGCGACGGCTGACCACTTCATCTATATAGGCGAAGAA contains:
- a CDS encoding alpha/beta hydrolase family protein: MSTLYRTTLAMCCLASLLPLGALAADATKPEAAAEAPAAPAPRPPLLERSQEDAQALERLVPKAEQQTLQAGADSFLALWKPANDSDPQGAVIIVPGAGENADWPNVVGPLRRKFPDIGWHSLSVSLPDLLADAPQARVEAKPAAEPEKKAGESAPAKDTPADANANVAQATAADADTAESTDAEQAGEQNDAADAERIFARLDAAVAYAQQHNSRSIVLIGHGSGAYWAARYLSEQQPPQVQKLVMVAAQTPARVEHGLESLTPTLKVPTADLYFATRTGERNAAAQRLQASKRQKDSQYKQLSLIAMPANKDGEQEQLFRRVRGWMSPQQ
- a CDS encoding TerB family tellurite resistance protein, whose protein sequence is MWWPGTLIGLGAGFAVASIPGALLGALLGQAMDRRIRLQGWEDMRERLGGRPALQDDELLFVLLGRLAKSDGRVAEQHIQQARQEMVRLDMAEAARLRAIAAFNRGKAGKDRLTGHLRRIRLQPHAAEGTLRACWRMAWADGKAGRRERELLLDWGQKLGLSRRQVQAMSLEYEPRKAPVSGGVMNYAAALRLLGIEDDTEGDQVKQAYRRLVSRHHPDKLAGSGASEAQVREATERTRELHQAYAIVRKRRGF
- the murU gene encoding N-acetylmuramate alpha-1-phosphate uridylyltransferase MurU, with product MKAMILAAGKGERMRPLTLHTPKPLVPVAGQPLIEYHLRALAAAGFTEVVINHAWLGQQIEDHLGDGSRFGLRIRYSAEGEPLETGGGIFKALPLLGNEPFALINGDVWTDYDLARLRTPLHGLAHLVLVDNPGHHGRGDFRLKGEQVVDGDDAPGTLTFSGLSVLHPALFEGCQAGAFKLAPLLRQAMAAGQVSGEHYRGHWVDVGTLERLAEAERLIGERA